The following coding sequences are from one Oscillospiraceae bacterium window:
- a CDS encoding Gfo/Idh/MocA family oxidoreductase, giving the protein MTIDVILIGAGCRGTIYTDIMADMPEKYNVVGVAEPIESRREYIKSKHNIPDEMCCADWRELLAKEKKAGLAVIATMDKDHFGPVMEAISQGYDLLLEKPITPNPKECKMIADVAEKKGVKVVICTVLRYTTLFGKLKSIIDSGAIGKIMSVNHEECVGNVHQSHSFVRGNWGNEDRSSCMLLQKSCHDIDLLQWLIGKKCKSVQSFGSCSYFVRENAPENSPEYCIEGCPVGDSCPYNAVKLYLDDKENSWFRTASTREANPDDEMVKKAISTTQYGKCVYKCDNNVVDHQTVNMLFEDDITVTFTMSAFTKGGRFIHIMGTKGEIRAAIADNDPIQIYNFETKETTLIPQEGTDGIAGGHGGGDQGIIVDLYDYLVGTYKGVSIPEIRESATNHLTVFAAEKSRKENIVVNVDEFLKTI; this is encoded by the coding sequence ATGACAATTGATGTAATTTTGATTGGGGCAGGATGTCGTGGTACTATATACACCGATATTATGGCGGATATGCCTGAAAAATATAATGTTGTAGGTGTGGCAGAGCCAATCGAAAGTCGTAGGGAATATATAAAAAGCAAACACAATATTCCTGACGAAATGTGTTGTGCTGATTGGCGTGAGCTTTTAGCGAAAGAGAAAAAGGCTGGTCTTGCAGTAATAGCAACCATGGATAAAGATCATTTTGGGCCTGTAATGGAGGCTATTTCTCAGGGGTATGACTTGCTTTTGGAAAAACCCATTACGCCAAATCCTAAAGAGTGCAAAATGATTGCTGATGTCGCTGAAAAAAAAGGCGTTAAGGTTGTAATTTGCACCGTTTTAAGATATACCACCTTGTTTGGAAAATTAAAAAGTATTATTGACAGTGGCGCAATCGGCAAAATTATGTCTGTAAATCACGAGGAATGTGTCGGAAATGTTCACCAGAGCCATAGCTTTGTAAGGGGTAACTGGGGTAATGAAGATAGAAGTTCATGTATGCTTCTTCAAAAGTCTTGCCATGATATAGACCTTTTGCAGTGGCTTATAGGCAAAAAGTGTAAAAGTGTGCAGTCGTTTGGTTCATGTTCTTATTTTGTACGTGAAAATGCACCTGAAAATAGTCCGGAATACTGTATAGAAGGTTGCCCTGTGGGCGATAGTTGTCCTTATAATGCTGTAAAATTGTATCTTGACGATAAAGAAAATTCATGGTTTAGAACAGCTTCCACAAGAGAAGCAAACCCCGATGATGAAATGGTTAAAAAAGCTATTTCAACAACGCAGTATGGAAAATGTGTTTATAAATGTGATAATAATGTTGTTGATCACCAAACAGTAAATATGCTTTTTGAAGATGATATCACAGTTACTTTTACTATGAGTGCATTCACAAAAGGCGGAAGATTTATTCATATTATGGGAACAAAAGGTGAAATAAGAGCAGCAATTGCAGATAATGATCCTATTCAAATATACAATTTTGAAACAAAAGAAACAACACTGATTCCGCAGGAAGGCACAGATGGAATTGCCGGTGGGCATGGCGGTGGCGACCAGGGAATCATAGTTGACCTTTACGATTATCTCGTTGGTACATATAAAGGCGTTTCGATTCCTGAAATCAGAGAATCTGCAACTAATCATTTAACAGTTTTTGCAGCAGAAAAATCAAGAAAAGAAAATATTGTTGTAAATGTAGATGAATTTTTAAAAACTATATAG
- a CDS encoding trypsin-like serine protease, whose translation MCRSGNKKGTDENMKNKRTVSLLLVIAIILGNISFVALASSAGLFNFKKVNTSRINGQFYDVKKDDWFYPYVTYAYEYDLVKGTGAGAFNPYGEITVAETIALASRIHSIYHNARSDFAYSSPWYRSYVGYALDSNIIANEYSNYDAKLTRAEFASILSKALPDSEFNKINNISLGSLPDVPRYTEFAYDIYKLYNAGILTGNDNYGTFAPQSTIQRCEVSTILARMIDITLRRKVNLEVMSGDNSFKKKLTAEEISNMCSSSVFYVEIYGFNGRPTSSGSGFFISEDGLAVTNFHVVANSSYLEIMTTDGKVYNDIKIIDYDRENDLALIKVEGRNFNYLDWDSNFNVKQGQTVYAIGSPEGLSNTLSQGIISNPVRKVNGIDCIQISVPINHGSSGGALINEYGDVIGVTTSGLDTGGDLNFAVPVHFIENLDMTSEEDYVVWDEEYYSGFNRVLDFEHFSGMTLIDYFGTDISHIEVYSLEDFYDAGPYKAEDNFSNTFYYYTKALEVNGMYEVTNNENKIKYNSYEESVQIDFDYEKGSITVSAMKIPEYYDMASLVIDFGWYSGIPLKSGPYYIGENVPYIYKWSNYYSYEDIMKIIAMYGTMLIGEGFEFIPNEKEDGTIEFLFNNSIYIVRLIVNEENVSVYIKYA comes from the coding sequence ATGTGTCGTTCCGGTAACAAGAAAGGAACGGATGAAAATATGAAAAATAAAAGAACAGTAAGTTTACTGCTTGTTATTGCTATTATACTGGGTAATATTTCCTTTGTTGCCCTTGCAAGCAGTGCAGGACTATTTAATTTCAAAAAGGTGAATACAAGTCGTATAAACGGTCAGTTTTATGATGTAAAAAAGGATGACTGGTTTTATCCGTATGTTACTTATGCTTATGAATATGATTTGGTAAAAGGAACAGGGGCAGGTGCTTTTAACCCTTACGGAGAGATTACAGTTGCCGAAACGATTGCATTAGCATCAAGAATTCACAGCATATATCATAATGCAAGATCTGATTTTGCATATTCATCACCGTGGTACCGTTCTTATGTAGGGTATGCACTTGATAGCAATATAATTGCAAACGAATACAGTAATTATGATGCTAAGTTAACAAGGGCAGAGTTTGCATCAATACTTAGTAAAGCACTCCCCGACTCTGAATTTAATAAGATTAATAATATATCTTTAGGCTCACTTCCCGATGTTCCAAGATACACTGAATTTGCTTATGATATATATAAACTTTATAATGCAGGAATACTTACAGGTAATGATAATTATGGTACATTTGCACCGCAAAGCACAATTCAAAGATGTGAAGTTTCAACCATACTCGCAAGAATGATAGATATAACTTTAAGAAGAAAAGTAAATCTTGAAGTAATGTCCGGCGATAATTCATTTAAGAAAAAACTTACGGCAGAAGAAATTTCAAATATGTGTTCCTCTTCGGTTTTCTATGTAGAAATATATGGATTTAACGGAAGACCTACAAGTAGTGGAAGTGGATTTTTTATCTCAGAAGACGGGCTTGCCGTAACTAATTTTCATGTTGTTGCAAACAGTAGTTATCTGGAAATTATGACTACTGACGGAAAGGTTTATAACGATATTAAAATTATCGACTATGACCGCGAAAATGACCTTGCACTTATAAAAGTTGAGGGCAGAAATTTTAATTATCTTGACTGGGACAGTAATTTTAATGTAAAACAGGGGCAGACGGTTTATGCTATCGGAAGTCCTGAAGGGTTATCCAACACTTTGTCACAAGGCATTATATCAAACCCTGTAAGAAAAGTTAATGGTATAGATTGTATACAGATTTCGGTACCTATAAATCACGGAAGCAGTGGTGGTGCCCTTATTAATGAGTACGGAGATGTCATAGGTGTAACGACTTCAGGGCTTGACACAGGAGGCGATTTGAATTTTGCAGTCCCTGTGCATTTTATAGAAAATTTAGATATGACATCCGAAGAAGATTATGTAGTATGGGACGAAGAGTATTATTCGGGATTTAACAGAGTGCTTGATTTTGAACATTTTTCGGGGATGACTCTTATTGACTATTTTGGTACTGATATATCACATATCGAAGTATACAGTTTAGAAGATTTTTATGACGCCGGCCCTTATAAAGCAGAGGATAATTTTTCAAATACATTCTATTATTATACCAAAGCATTAGAAGTCAACGGAATGTATGAAGTAACTAATAATGAAAATAAAATAAAATACAACTCATACGAAGAAAGTGTGCAGATTGATTTTGATTATGAAAAAGGCAGTATAACTGTATCGGCTATGAAGATACCCGAATATTATGATATGGCATCCCTTGTTATTGATTTTGGATGGTATAGCGGTATTCCTTTAAAGAGCGGGCCTTATTATATAGGGGAAAATGTGCCGTATATATACAAATGGAGCAATTATTATTCTTATGAAGATATTATGAAAATTATTGCTATGTACGGCACAATGCTTATAGGCGAAGGTTTTGAATTTATTCCAAACGAAAAAGAGGATGGAACGATAGAATTTCTTTTTAATAACAGTATATATATTGTACGATTAATTGTTAATGAAGAAAATGTTTCGGTTTATATTAAATATGCTTAA
- a CDS encoding ABC transporter ATP-binding protein gives MVINKPKDFKRAVKFLWKYLKKNKFLMIFAFILVFVNIIATLNATSYLQPIIDNFLDMELSLTVQERLSGLFSGVCTLLLIYLVSVFAQYFQSRIMIKVSQSTIRDLREDLFNHLQTLSVRYYDTHTNGEIMSRFTNDVDTLNDALNNSLTSLFSSAITLIGIIIMMLSKNALLTLVTLLIAPVLMFTSRTIMKKGSKYFKMQQKHLGEVNGYIEETITGQKVVKVFCYENNAKEEFKILNDKLRNSAISAQSYAGSMMPIMSNLNNINYSLIAMIGGLFAVAGYLSIGAFVVFLQLARQFGKPINEASSQFNAIITAVAGTERICDVFDEAEEITDCDDAYSLSKEDDKFFWVSQNDKKEVKGNVSFIDVNFSYVLEKQVLKNVSLEAKSGQKIAFVGSTGAGKTTVTNLITRFYDITEGKILIDGIDIKKIKKDELRKAIAIVLQDTHLFTGTVRENIRYGRLDATDEEVYNAARLASAHSFITKLPNGYDTVIEGDGANLSQGQRQLLNIARAAISNAPILIFDEATSSVDTMTESLIDKGLLKLMKGKTTFVIAHRLSTVRNSDVIMVMEKGEIIEKGTHEELIKLNGRYKMLYDGVLELD, from the coding sequence ATGGTTATAAATAAGCCCAAAGATTTTAAAAGAGCAGTTAAATTTTTGTGGAAATATTTAAAGAAAAATAAATTCTTAATGATTTTTGCGTTTATACTTGTTTTTGTAAATATAATTGCTACTTTAAATGCAACCTCATATTTACAGCCTATTATAGATAATTTTCTTGATATGGAACTTTCTTTAACGGTACAGGAAAGATTATCAGGGCTTTTTAGTGGTGTTTGTACTCTTCTTCTTATATACCTTGTGTCTGTTTTTGCACAGTATTTTCAAAGTAGAATTATGATTAAAGTTTCTCAAAGCACAATAAGAGATTTAAGAGAAGATTTATTTAACCATTTGCAGACACTTAGTGTTCGGTATTACGATACTCATACAAACGGGGAAATTATGAGCCGTTTTACCAATGACGTTGATACATTAAATGATGCACTCAATAATTCTCTTACTTCGCTTTTTTCAAGTGCAATAACCCTTATCGGAATTATTATTATGATGCTTTCAAAAAATGCACTTTTAACTCTGGTTACTCTGCTTATTGCACCTGTTCTTATGTTTACTTCAAGAACGATAATGAAAAAGGGTTCAAAATATTTTAAAATGCAGCAAAAACATCTGGGGGAAGTTAACGGATACATTGAGGAAACAATTACTGGTCAGAAAGTCGTTAAAGTTTTCTGCTATGAGAATAACGCAAAGGAAGAATTTAAAATATTAAATGATAAATTAAGAAATTCTGCCATATCTGCACAATCTTATGCAGGCTCAATGATGCCTATAATGTCAAACCTTAATAATATAAATTATTCTTTGATAGCAATGATAGGCGGACTTTTTGCAGTGGCAGGATACTTAAGCATAGGTGCGTTTGTTGTGTTTTTGCAACTTGCAAGGCAGTTTGGCAAACCGATAAATGAAGCATCCAGTCAGTTTAATGCGATTATAACTGCAGTTGCAGGTACTGAAAGAATTTGCGATGTTTTTGACGAGGCGGAAGAAATTACGGATTGCGACGATGCGTACTCACTATCTAAGGAAGACGATAAGTTTTTCTGGGTATCGCAAAATGATAAAAAAGAGGTAAAAGGAAATGTTTCTTTTATTGATGTCAACTTTTCTTATGTTTTAGAAAAACAGGTGTTAAAAAATGTAAGTCTTGAGGCAAAAAGCGGTCAGAAGATTGCTTTTGTCGGCTCGACAGGGGCAGGTAAAACTACTGTTACAAACCTTATAACAAGATTTTATGATATTACTGAAGGTAAAATTCTGATTGATGGAATAGATATTAAAAAAATTAAGAAAGATGAATTAAGAAAAGCAATTGCAATAGTTCTTCAGGATACTCATCTTTTTACAGGAACGGTCAGAGAAAATATAAGATACGGACGTCTTGATGCAACTGACGAAGAAGTTTATAATGCTGCGCGTCTTGCAAGTGCACACAGTTTTATAACCAAACTTCCAAACGGATATGACACAGTAATTGAGGGTGACGGAGCAAATCTTTCTCAGGGGCAAAGGCAACTTTTAAATATTGCAAGAGCCGCCATTTCAAATGCGCCGATTTTAATTTTTGATGAGGCAACAAGTTCGGTTGACACTATGACCGAAAGCCTTATTGATAAAGGACTTTTAAAACTTATGAAAGGCAAAACCACCTTTGTTATAGCCCACAGACTTTCAACAGTAAGGAATTCTGATGTTATAATGGTTATGGAAAAAGGGGAAATCATAGAAAAAGGAACTCATGAAGAATTAATTAAACTTAACGGCAGATATAAGATGTTATATGACGGAGTTTTAGAGTTAGACTAA
- a CDS encoding D-tyrosyl-tRNA(Tyr) deacylase: MKLVIQRVKESEVKIDGVVKGKIGKGLNILLGVAPDDDFSDIKKSVDKCVNLRIFEDDAGKMNLSLLDVKGDILVISQFTLYADIRKGRRPSFTGAALPDYAKKIYEKFIKYIKEVTGLKVETGEFGADMKVSILNDGPVTIILDSKELA, encoded by the coding sequence ATGAAATTAGTAATACAACGAGTTAAAGAATCGGAAGTTAAAATAGACGGGGTTGTAAAAGGAAAGATTGGAAAAGGATTAAATATTCTTTTGGGCGTTGCCCCTGATGATGATTTTTCCGATATTAAAAAATCGGTTGACAAATGTGTCAATTTAAGAATATTTGAAGATGATGCAGGAAAAATGAACTTATCTTTACTTGATGTTAAAGGGGATATACTTGTTATTTCCCAGTTTACTTTATATGCCGATATTAGAAAAGGAAGGCGCCCGTCTTTTACAGGTGCGGCACTTCCTGATTATGCTAAAAAAATATATGAGAAATTTATAAAATATATTAAAGAAGTAACAGGCTTAAAAGTTGAAACGGGCGAATTTGGCGCCGATATGAAAGTAAGTATCTTAAATGACGGACCTGTTACAATAATATTGGACTCGAAAGAATTGGCTTAA
- a CDS encoding helix-turn-helix domain-containing protein, whose protein sequence is MYKNVYVPQKQFNVSSINTAFIRDIDEQFDFPGEMHDFWEMVYVISGSATITENSKVYFLSGGNVIFHKPMEFHKLYIQNEMSKILIISFKYDGNIIDNLGDGLFKFTQAQHEMLMDTYNQIYSTFSVSQGDISPKESNDTTERELNELILFAKFNHFLLTMAKELSPIKSKDSHTKLSSGIESYKQIVKLLNEHIYENLTVEDIALMSHMGRSNIQKLFHTYCGCGVMQQFNRMKITKSISMMKDGLNLNEISEKLSFSSPNYFSAVFKRETGTMPSTYKLQIHKFASQFDARGGYIIDENK, encoded by the coding sequence ATGTACAAAAATGTTTATGTTCCACAAAAACAATTCAATGTAAGTTCCATTAATACAGCGTTTATTCGAGACATAGATGAGCAATTTGACTTTCCGGGTGAAATGCACGATTTTTGGGAAATGGTTTATGTGATAAGCGGAAGTGCCACTATAACCGAAAATAGTAAGGTTTACTTTTTATCCGGCGGTAATGTAATATTTCATAAACCAATGGAATTCCATAAACTGTATATTCAAAATGAGATGTCTAAAATTTTGATAATATCTTTTAAATACGATGGCAATATTATAGACAATCTTGGTGACGGGTTATTTAAATTCACGCAAGCTCAACACGAAATGCTGATGGACACGTATAATCAAATATATAGTACTTTTTCAGTAAGTCAAGGTGATATTTCTCCAAAAGAGAGTAATGACACTACAGAAAGGGAACTAAATGAACTGATTTTATTTGCTAAATTCAACCACTTTTTATTAACCATGGCAAAGGAACTATCTCCAATAAAATCAAAAGATTCACATACGAAGTTATCATCAGGAATAGAAAGCTATAAACAAATCGTGAAACTCCTTAATGAACATATATATGAAAACCTAACTGTAGAAGATATAGCTCTGATGAGTCATATGGGCAGAAGCAATATTCAAAAACTATTTCATACATACTGCGGATGCGGTGTTATGCAACAATTCAACAGAATGAAAATCACAAAATCTATATCAATGATGAAAGATGGACTCAACCTGAATGAAATCAGTGAAAAACTTTCTTTTTCAAGCCCTAATTATTTTTCGGCAGTATTTAAAAGGGAAACCGGAACAATGCCATCAACCTACAAACTACAAATTCATAAATTTGCAAGTCAATTTGATGCACGTGGTGGATATATTATAGATGAGAATAAGTGA
- a CDS encoding type II toxin-antitoxin system YafQ family toxin, whose protein sequence is MKYQIEMSTRFKKDYKLAQKRGYNMNLLKEVIDILANGEQLPQKYLDHPLSGDYRGSRECHIEPDWLLIYRIEKDLLVLGLTRTGTHSDLF, encoded by the coding sequence ATGAAGTATCAAATAGAAATGTCAACCCGGTTCAAAAAAGATTATAAACTGGCTCAAAAGCGAGGTTATAATATGAACTTGTTAAAAGAAGTTATTGATATTTTGGCTAATGGGGAGCAACTTCCCCAAAAATATCTTGATCATCCACTCTCAGGAGATTATAGGGGTTCAAGAGAGTGCCATATTGAACCTGACTGGCTTTTGATTTATAGAATAGAGAAGGATTTGCTTGTTTTGGGTTTAACTCGAACAGGAACTCATAGTGATTTGTTTTAA
- a CDS encoding type II toxin-antitoxin system RelB/DinJ family antitoxin, with amino-acid sequence MATVNMSIRMDAELKKQADAMLSDMGLNMTTAMNMFLRQVVRQGRIPFEIATDIPNAETIAAIKEMDDMLSGKIPAKRYSNIKELFEDLES; translated from the coding sequence ATGGCAACTGTAAATATGAGTATTCGCATGGATGCCGAATTAAAAAAACAAGCAGATGCGATGCTTTCCGATATGGGACTTAATATGACAACAGCTATGAATATGTTTCTAAGGCAAGTTGTCAGACAGGGTAGAATACCTTTTGAAATCGCGACAGATATCCCAAATGCAGAAACGATAGCAGCAATTAAAGAAATGGATGATATGTTAAGTGGAAAGATACCGGCTAAACGATATTCTAACATAAAAGAACTTTTTGAGGATTTGGAATCATGA